Genomic window (Streptomyces sp. LX-29):
AGGCCGTGGCCGGCCTCGTCCTGCACCTTGGCGATCAGGATCGCCTTGCGGCGCAGCGAGGGCGCGCGGGTGATCCAGTTCGCCTCGGGCTGCATGCCGATGATCTCGGAGTGGGCGTGCTGCGCTATCTGCCGGACCAGCGACGCCCGGTACTCCTCGGGCATCCAGTCACGCGGCTCGATGCGCTCCTCCGCGGCCAGCGCGGCGTCGAACACCGCCTCATACGCCGCGGTGTCCGCGGCATCCGCCGCCATCGTGGTCATGCGAAGCCCCCTCGCTGCCGGGCGACCGGCCGACCAACCGACCGATCGTTCGGTTCAATGGTGAGCCGAGGGCACGTAGGGTGTCAACCCTGTGGATAACTCGGGCCCGCTGGGCCTGGTGGGTCCCTGTGGGTACCGTTCCGGGGGCGTACAGGTCAGGCCGCACGGGGATCGGGGCGGGGATATGGAGCCGGAAGCCGGGAAGCCGGGCGGCGTGGCCGGGCTCTCCACGCCCGCGCAACTGATCGTCGCGGTGGCGGTCGCGGTCGTCGCGGTGGCCGCGGTGGTGCACGTGGCCATGGTCTTTCTGCACGTCGCTCCGCCCAACACGGCCAGCAAGCAGCACGGCGACCTGATCGACGAGTACGTCTACCCCGAGTTCGAACAGAACTGGAAGCTCTTCGCCCCCAATCCGCTCCAGCAGAACATCGCCGTCCAGGCACGCGCCGAGATCCGCACCCCCGACGGCGGGACCGCCGTCACCGACTGGGTCGATCTGTCCGCGCAGGACGGCGCGGCCATCCGGCACAACCTGCTGCCCAGCCACATGCAGCAGAACGTGCTGCGCCGCGCCTGGGACTTCTACGCGGGCTCGCACGACGCCAGGGAGCAGCCGGTGACCGAGCGCGCCCTGCTCTTCGAGCGGTATCTGCGGCGGATCGTGATGTACCGCCTCGGGGCGAAGGAGGGCGGCGGCACGGTGGAGCGGGTGCAGGTGCGTTCGGTGACCACGCCGGTCGCCCCGCCGCCGTGGAGCGACGAGAAGATCAACACGAAGCCGTTCCACAGGGTCCTGCCCTGGTGGCCGGTGACCGAAGCCGACCTGCCGGAAGGGACGAACCGGTGACCGACCCCGCCATCCCCGCCGGCGCCCCCGACCCCGAGGCGGACCCGGCGATCGCCCCGGCCGCTCCTGCGGAATCCGGCACCCCCGCGGACTCCCGCGCAAGCGAGCTCGGGGGCGGGCCGACGCGCGACCACGCTGGTGCGGCGGGTGTCCCTGTCCCCGATCCCGAGTGTGATCCCGATCCGGATCCTGCTTCCGAGCTCGAACCCGATCTCGACCCCGAGCGTGATCCAGGGCTCGAACCCGGGTCCGGTCCCGCTCCCGTCAGCTCCACGCCCCGCCCGGCCGACCTCGCCGTCGGCCCCGAGGCGGGTCCCGCGGGCGGCGCGGGGCAGGCGGCACCAGCCGTGCCGCCGCCGCCCGCCCTGCCGCCGCCCGCCCTGCCGCCGGCGCCTGTCGTACCGCCTCCGCCTGCCGCGCCGCCGTCCGCCGTGCCGCGGCAGGGCCGTGCCGGTGTTCCCTTGCGGACCGGTGCAACGGTGCCGCCGCGGAGCGGTGCCTCGGTGCCGCCGCAGGGTGGTGCTGGCCTGCCCTCGCGGGCGGGAGGCCCGGTGGATCCCGGTGTTTCTCCGGGCTTCGCGGGCCCCGCCGGTTCCGCTGCCCGCTCCGCGCGGTCGTCCGTCGCCGCCCGCCTGAGTGCGCCGGTCGAGGCGGCCTTCGGGCGGGGCCTCGCACGGGTCACCGGCTCCGCGCTCGGCCCGTACCAGACCGCCGTCATACGCATCGGATTCGCGTTCACCTGGCTGGCCTTCCTGGTGCGCGAGTGGCCGCACCGACGCCAGCTGTACGGGCCGGACGCCCCCCTGGACTGGGACATGGCCCGTCAGGTGCTCGACGCCAACCACGCCTTCAGCGCGCTGATGTGGTCGAGCGGCACGCTGTGGTTCGAGATCGTCTACGGCCTGTCCCTCGCCTCCAGCGCGCTGCTGCTGCTCGGCTGGCGCACCCGGACGATGTCCGTGCTCTTCATGATCGGTGTGCTGTCGCTGCAGAACCGCAGCATCTTCATCGGGGACGGCGGGGACAACGTCGTCCATCTGATGGCGACCTACCTGGTGCTCACGCGATGCGGCCAGGTCTGGTCGCTGGACGCGCGCCGCGCGGCCCGGCGGGCCGCGCGGGAGCGGGAGGGCCGGCTTCCACCTGACAGGGCCGGCATCGTGCTCTGGGCTGCGACCGGCATCGCACTCGCCGTGGTCCACCTCGGTACCGACGCCGACCTGGCCTGGACCGCCCGCGGCCCGCTCCCCGGTCTGGGCTGGGCCGCGGTGCTGTGGGGCCTGTGGCTGGTGCACGCGGCCTGGTGGCTGGCACGGCGGTACGCGCCCGGAGAGCCGCGCCTCGTCCTGGACGCGCTCGCGAACCTCGTGCACAACGGCGCCTTGCTGGTGATCATGGCCGAGGTGTGTCTGATCTACGCGACCGCCGGCTGGTACAAGATCCAGGGCAGTCGCTGGCAGGACGGCACCGCGCTCTACTACGCGCTGCACCTGGACTACTTCTCTCCCTGGCCCGGCCTCGCCGACCAACTGGCCGACAACGGTCTGCTGGTGATGGCGCTGACATACGGCACCGTCGCCGTCCAGGTCGCCTTCCCCTTCACGCTCTTCAACCGGCGTGTGAAGAACGTCCTGCTCGCCGTGATGGTGATGGAACACATCGGGATCGCGATCGCCCTGGGCCTGCCCTTCCTTTCTCTGGCGATGATCGCGGCGGACTCGGTCTTCCTGCCGACGAGCGCGCTGCGCTGGCTCGGGGGCCGCGTCCGGCGGATACGAGACCGGCTCCTGCCCGGCCCCGCGGCGACCACACCCGGTGTGCCGGGAACGGGAGTGCCGGAGGCGGAAAGTGCCGCGGACGGGCGTGTCCGAGGGGGCGTGGCCGCGGCGGGTCGTGTCGCCCGCGTGGAGCGAAGGCCGCGCGTCGGCCGGTGACGGCCAGGGCCGTAGGCTGACGAAGTGACCGACCACGAAGCCGCGCGTGCCCTTCGGCAATGGCGCGAGGCCGCCCCCGACGCCGTGTTGCTCGACGGCTTCCACGCTCTGAAGCACGCCCTCCGCTTCGGGGCGGACATCCGGTGCGCGATCACCAGCGACAAGGAGTCCGTGCTGGCTCTGGCCGCCGGGCTGGCCGAGGACGTGACGGGCGCGCTCGACGACCGCGTGGTCGAGGTGCCGAAGGAAGCCCTGCGCGAGCTGGTGCCCAAGGGGCACGCCACCCAGGTCGCCGCGCTGGCGACCCGGCGCGCCCGCGCGGACAACCGGCAGGCGCTGGACCGGCGCCCCAGGTCCGCGCCGATCGTGGTGCTGGACAACCCCCGCAATCTCGGCAACGTCGGCGCGGTGGTTCGGCTGGCCGCCGGCTTCGGCGTCACCGGGGTGGTCACCACCGGCGACCTGGACCCCTGGCACACCAACGCGGTGCGCGCGGGCGCCGGCCTCCACTACGCCACCGCCGTGGAGCACGTCGACCGTGACGCGCTGCCCACCGGTCCGCTGTACGCCCTGGACCCGGAGGGGGAGGACATCCGATCCGTCGTCCTCCCCGACGACGCGCTGCTCGCCTTCGGCTCCGAGCGGCACGGCATCTCCCCGGAGCTCCGCGGCCGGGCGGACCGGCTGCTCTCGCTCCCCATGCGGCCCCAGGTCTCCAGCTACAACCTCGCGACCAGCGTGGCCATGACGCTCTTCCATTGGGGAGGGCCGCGCTAGCCGGACGGGACGACCGCGCCAGCCGGCGGAGGGACCGTGTCGGCCGGCGGGACGACCACGCCGGCCGCTGTGCGGGACCGCGTCGGCCGGCCTTGGTGGACCGGGTCGACCGGGCCTCGACGCCTCGAGGCCCGGCCACCCCGAGGGTCAGCCCTGGCGGCGGACCTCCACCATGCGGAAGCGGGTGGCGACGAACGCGCCGTCGCACAGCGTGGAGTTGGCCGAGGGGTTGCCACCGGTGCCGTGGAAGTCGGAGAACGCGGCGGTCTGGTTCACGTACACGCCCCCTGTCAGGTTGAGGGAGAGCTGCGCCGACTCCTCCAGGCACGCCTCCTCCATCAGGCGCTCCACCTCAGCCGAGGTGGTGTAGGCGCCGACCGTCATGGCGCCCTTCTCCCGGATCGTGTGACGCAGCAGATCGGCCGCATCCGCCGTGGAGTCCACGGCGACGGCGAACGAGACGGGTCCGAAGCACTCCGCCAGATAGGCCGGCTCCTCGGTGCCCTCCCACTGCTTGCGCGCGCCGTCCTGCTTGACGATCACCGGCGTGCGTACGGTGGCGCCGGGGAAGTCGGGGTTGGCCACGGTACGGGAGGCGAGGGCCACCTCGCCGAGGCCCGGCGCCGCGTCGAGGCGCTCGCCGACCTGGGGGTTGACGATGGCTCCCAGCAGGGCGTTGGCCCGGGCGTCGTCGCCCAGCAGCCCGCCGACGGCCGCCGCCAGGTCGGCGACGACCTCGTCGAAGCTCTTGGGCCCGGCGTCGGTGGTGATCCCGTCGCGGGGGATCAGCAGGTTCTGCGGGGTGGTGCACATCTGGCCGCTGTAGAGGGAGAGGGAGAAGGCCAGGTTGCCCAGCATCCCCTTGTAGTCGTCGGTGGAGTCGATGACGACGGTGTTGACGCCGGCCTTCTCGGTGAAGACCTGCGCCTGGCGGGCGTTGGCCTCCAGCCAGTCGCCGAAGGCGGTCGAGCCCGTGTAGTCGATGATGCGGATCTCGGGGCGCACCGCGAGGGTCTTGGCGATGCCCTCGCCGGGCCGCTCGGCGACCAGGGCGACCAGGTTGGGGTCGAAGCCCGCGTCGCGCAGCGCCTCGCGCGCCACCTGGACGGTCAGCGCCAGCGGCAGCACGGCCCGCGGATGGGGCTTGACCAGCACCGCGTTCCCCGTGGCGAGGGAGGCGAAGAGGCCGGGGTAGCCATTCCACGTGGGGAAGGTGTTGCAGCCGATCAGGAGCGAGATGCCGCGCGGGGCGGCGATGAACGCCTTGCGCAGCTCCAGCGGGTCGCGCTTGCCCTGAGGCTTGGACCAGTCGGCGGTCTGCGGGGTGCGGGTCTGCTCGGCGAAGGCGTACGCCACCGCCTCCAGGCCACGGTCCTGCGCGTGCGGCCCGCCCGCCTGGAAGGCCATCATGAAGGCCTGGCCGCTGGTGTGCATGACGGCGTGCGCGAACTCATGGGTGCGGGCGCTGATCCGCGACAGGATCTCCACACAGACCGCCGCGCGCGCCTCCGGCCCGGCATCCCGCCAGGCCGCCATCCCGGCCCGCATCGCCGGGAGCAACACGTCCAGGTCCGCGTGCGGATACTCCACGCCCACATCGATCCCGTACGGCGAGACCTCGCCGCCGGTCCAGCCGACCGTCCCCGGCTGGTCCAGCTCCAGGCGCTTGCCGCGCAGCGCCTCGAAGGCCGCCTGGCCGTCGGCGGCGCTCAGGCTGCCGCCCTCTCCGTACGCCTTGGGGTGCTCGGGGTGCGGCGACCAGTACGCCCGCGTGCGGATCGCGTCCAGGGCCTGGTCGAGGGTGGGGCGGTGCTTCTCGATCAACTGCGCTGTGGTGAATCCGGCGGTCACGACTGACCAACTCCTCGGTGAGCTCCATGGATCGGGGCGCGGAGGGTGCCCCGGGTGCGGTCGATGGTGCGGAACGGTGGGCGACGGCGTGCCGACAGAGATAGATTAACCGAACGATCGGTCGGTACAAGGGGGCCTGTCGAAGCTGTGGACAACTTGTCCGAGAGGATGAGCGGCATGACTGCGAACGACCGGGAAGACACCCTGGGGATTGCGCGCACGAGCACCGTCGCCGTCGTCGGCACCGGCACCATGGGGCAGGGAATCGCCCAGGTGGCGCTGGTCGCCGGCCACACCGTGCGACTTCACGACGTGGCCCCGGGACGGGCCGAGACGGCCGCCGGGGCGATCATGGCCCGGCTCGACCGGCTGGTCGCCAAGGGCGGGCTTTCGGCCGCCGAGCGCGACGCGGCGCGGGCCCGGCTGCACCCCGTGGCCGAGCTCTCCGGGCTGGCGGACTGCGCCCTGGTCATCGAGGCCATCCTCGAGGAACTCGGTGCCAAGCAGCAGCTGTTCACCGCGCTTGAGACGGTCGTCTCCGACGACTGCCTGCTGGCCACCAACACCTCCTCGCTGTCGGTGACGGCCGTGCAGGGTGCGCTGCGGGTGCCCGGGCGCGTCGTCGGCCTGCACTTCTTCAACCCGGCTCCGCTGCTGCCGCTGGTCGAGGTGGTGAGCGGCTTCGCCACCGACACGGCCGCCGCCGACCGCGCGTACGCCGCCGTGGCCGGCTGGGGGAAGACGCCGGTGCGCTGCACCGACACCCCCGGCTTCATCGTCAATCGGATCGCCCGCCCCTTCTACGCCGAGGCGTTCCGGGTCTACGAGGAGCGGGTCGCCGACCCGGCCACCATCGACGCCGTGCTCCGCGAGTGCGGCGGCTTCGCCATGGGGCCCTTCGAGCTCACCGACCTGATCGGCCAGGACGTGAACGAGGCGGTGACCCGATCGGTGTGGACCTCCTTCTTCCAGGACCCGAAGTTCACGCCCTCCCTGGCGCAGCGGAGGCTGGTGGAGGCCGGGCTGCACGGCCGGAAGACGGGTCGCGGCTGGTACGACTACGCGGACGGCGCGGAACGCCCGCTGCCGCACACCGCGCCGCCCGCGGAGCCCCCGGCGCACGTCGTGGTCGAGGGCGATCTGGGGCCCGCCGCCGAGCTGATCGCCCTGGCGCGCGAGGCGGGCATCGAGGTGCGCCAAGTGGACGAGGACCGGGGCACCCGGTTCGTGCTGCCCGGCGGGGGACAGCTGGTGCTGGCCGACGGCCAGACCTCGATGGAGTTCCGGGACGTCGTCTACTTCGACCTGGCGCTGGACTACCGCGCGGCCACCCGGATCGCCCTGTCCGCCGCCCGCGACACCACCGAGCGCACCCGCGCGGAGTCCATCGGCTTCTTCCAGGCGCTGGGCAAGCAGGTCAGCCTGGTCGGCGACACCCCCGGCATGATCGTGGCCCGTACCGTCGCGATGCTCGTGGACCTCGCCGCCGACGCCGTGGCCCGGGGCGTGGCGAGCGCCGAGGACATCGACACCGCGATGCGGCTCGGCGTGAACTACCCGCTGGGGCCGGTCGAGTGGGGGCGGCGGCTGGGCGCCGACTGGGCCCGTGACGTCCTCGACGAGCTTCATCAGCGCTACCCGACCGGTCGCTACGCCCCGTGCCTGGCGCTGTGCGAGGCGGCGTTCGCGGCCGTCGACGCGGACGACGGTGACCGCGACACGGACACCGACGACGCCGGCGCGAAGGATGTGATTTCCTCATGACCATGGCCAAGCGCGACACCTACACGCCGGATTCGCTGCTCGCGGTCGCCGTCGAGGTGTTCAACGAGCGGGGCTATGACGGCACCTCGATGGAGCACCTCTCACGCGCCGCGGGGATCTCCAAGTCCTCCATCTACCACCACGTCAAGGGCAAGGAGGAGCTGCTCCAGCGGGCGATAACCCGCGCCCTGGACGGGCTCTTCGGCATCCTCCAGGAGCCCGGCGCGGTCGAGGGCCGGGCGGTGCAGCGGCTGGAGTACGTGGCTCGGCGCACCGCCGAGGTGCTCATGGCGGAGCTGCCGTACGTCACCCTGCTGCTGCGGGTGCGCGGGAACACCGACACCGAGCGGTGGGCGATGGCGCGCCGCCGCGAGTTCGACCACGAGGTCGCCGAGCTGCTCAAGCAGGCCGCGGCCGACGGCGACCTGCGCGGTGACGTGGACGCGCGGCTGGCGACCCGACTGCTCTTCGGAATGATCAACTCGATCGTGGAGTGGTACCGGCCCGACCGCGGCGGGGTCGCCAGCAGCGAAGACGTGGCCGAGGCCGTGGTCCGCACCGCCTTCGCCGGCCTGCGCACCTGATCGAACCGGCGGCCTGCGGATCGGGCGCTTCGGCCCCGGCCTGCCCGCACCGGCCCGCGAAGGGCCCCGCTCCCGAACAACGCCGGGCGTGCCATACGGACCCGATCCGTACGGCACGCCCGGCGCTTACGCGCTTGCGTATGGACCGGGAGCCGCACGGCTGCGCCCCGCGCCGGCGCGCCCGTGTACGGTCCCGCCACCTCCGGCGGCCGTCCACACTCCCGCTCGCCGCGGCCACGCCGCCGGCCCCGCCGGCCCCGACGACCTTCCCGACCGGACGAGGGCGTGTCCCCGACCGGGCGAGGACGCGCCGGTCCGGCGATCACCGCGGCGGGAAGCGGCGGACGCGGTGCCGCGGTGCCGGCGTCCGCCGCCTCGCCGACCGCCGTGTCGGGCCGCCGTGCGCCGTGCCGGTCCCGAGCCGCCCTAAAGCCCGCCCGCGCCGCCGTCCGCCGTGTCGGTCCCGAGCCGCCCTGAAGCCCGCCCGCGCTGCCGTCCGTCGTGTCGGTCCCGAGCCGCCCTGAAGCCCGCCCGCGCCGCCTTCCGTCGTGTCGGTCCCGAAGCGCCCTGAAGCCCGCGCGCGCCGCCGTCCGCCGTGCTGGTCTCGAGCCGCCCCAAAGATCGCCGCGCCGCCGTCAGGGCTCCGCGTCGAGGTCCGTCTCCTCGAAGACCAGCAGGGTGCGGGTGCTCAGCACCTCCGGTATGGCCTGGATGCGGGTGAGGACGAGCTCGCGCAGGGAGCGGTTGTCGGGCGTGTGGACCAGCAGCAGGACGTCGAAGTCCCCGCTGACCAGGGCGATGTGCGCGGCACCCGGCAGTTCGCCGAGCTTCTCGCGGACCGTGCGCCAGGAGTTCTGCACGATCTTGAGCGTGATGTAGGCCGACGCGCCCTGCCCGGCCCGCTCCTGGTTGACGCGGGCGGTGAAGCCCCGGATCACCCCGTCGTCCAGCAGCCGGTTGATCCGCGCGTAGGCGTTGGCGCGCGAGATGTGTACATGCTCGGCGACTGAGCGTATCGAGGCGCGGCCGTCGGCCTGCAGCATGCGCAGGATGTCGCGGTCGATCGGGTCGAGGGGACGTGCCGGGGGTTTCTCACCGGAACTGGCCATCTGTTCGCCCTGCATACCGTCCCGCCTCCCCTTCATGGACGCCCTGCTTTCATCTCAGGCTGTGGAGAACCGTTTGTCCACAGGCCGCCGTCGCCTGTAGCCAAAATGTGCCATCGACCGAACAATCGGTAGGGGAGGGCCGTGAGGCCCTGCCCACTCCCCGACGATGAGGAGGTTGAGGTCGCCATGACGGTCCTTGAGCAGCCCGGTGCGTACCGGCCCACGCCCCCGCCCGCCTGGCGCCCCCGCGTCGACGCCGCGCCGCTGTTGCCCGACGCCGAGCCGTACCGTCTGCTGGGCACCTCAGCCGCCGACGACGTCTCGCCCGACCTGCTGACCAGGCTCTACGCGGAGCTGGTGCGCGGTCGCCGGTACAACACCCAGGCCACCGCGCTCACCCGCCAGGGCCGACTGGCCGTCTACCCCTCCTCGACCGGTCAGGAGGCGTGCCAGGTGGCCGCCGCGCTGGTGCTGGAGGAGCAGGACTGGCTCTTCCCCAGCTACCGCGACACCCTGGCGGCCGTGGTGCGCGGCCTCGACCCGGTGCAGGCGCTCACGCTGCTGCGAGGCGACTGGCACACCGGCTACGACCCGCACGAGCACCGGGTGGCCCCGCTGTGCACCCCGCTGGCCACCCAGCTGCCGCACGCCGTCGGCCTCGCGCACGCCGCGCGCCTCAAGGGGGACGACGTGGTGGCGCTCGCCCTGGTCGGCGACGGCGGCACCAGCGAGGGCGACTTCCACGAGGCGCTGAACTTCGCGGCGGTCTGGCAGGCCCCCGTCGTCTTCCTGGTGCAGAACAACGGCTTCGCCATCTCCGTGCCGCTCGCCAAGCAGACCGCCGCCCCGTCCCTGGCGCACAAGGCGGTCGGGTACGGCATGCCGGGCCGGCTGGTCGACGGCAACGACGCGGCCGCCGTGCACCAGGTGCTGGGCGAGGCCGTGCGGCGGGCCCGGGAGGGCGGCGGCCCCACCCTGGTCGAGGCCATCACCTACCGCGTCGACGCGCACACCAACGCCGACGACGCGACCCGCTACCGCTCGGACAAGGAGCTGGAGGCGTGGCGCGGCCACGACCCCATCGACCTGATCACCGCGGAGTTGAGGAGGCGGGACCTCATCGACGACGACCGCGTCGAGGCGATACGCCAGGACGCGGAGGCGATGGCCGCGGCGCTGCGCGAGCGGATGAACGAGGACCCGGTCCTCGACCCGATGGACCTGTTCGAGCACGTGTACGCGGAGAAGACCGACCAACTGCGCGAGCAGGCGGCGCAGCTGCGCGCCGAGCTCGACGCCGAGGGCCAGGAAGACCGCGAGAACGAGGCCCAGGAGGGGACACGATGACCGCCACGGCCGTGGAGACCGCCCGTAAGCCCGCCACCATGGCGCAGGCGCTCGGTCGCGCCATGCGCGACGCGATGGCCGCGGACCCGACCGTGCATGTCATGGGCGAGGACGTCGGCACGCTCGGCGGGGTCTTCCGGATCACCGACGGGCTCGCCAAGGAGTTTGGAGACGACCGCTGTACGGACACCCCGCTGGCCGAGGCGGGGATCCTGGGCACCGCCGTGGGCATGGCGATGTACGGGCTGCGGCCGGTGGTCGAGATGCAGTTCGACGCCTTCGCCTACCCGGCGTTCGAGCAGCTCATCAGCCATGTCGCGCGTATGCGCAACCGGACGCGCGGAGCCATGCCGCTGCCCATCACCGTCCGGGTGCCCTACGGCGGCGGCATCGGCGGCGTGGAGCACCACAGCGACTCCTCCGAGGCGTACTACATGGCCACCCCCGGCCTCCATGTGGTCACCCCGGCCACCGTCGCCGACGCCTACGGGCTGCTGCGCGCCGCCATCGCCTCCGACGACCCCGTGGTCTTCCTGGAGCCGAAGCGGCTGTACTGGTCCAAGGCCGACTGGTCGCCCGACCACCCTGAGGAGGTCGCGCCGATCGGCCGCGCGGTGGTGCGCCGCCGCGCCTCGGTGCCCGGCGGCCGCGCGGCCACGCTGGTCACCTACGGACCGTCCGTGCCCGTGTGCCTGGAGGCCGCGGAGGCGGCCCGCGCGGAGGGGTGGGACCTCGAGGTCGTCGACCTGCGCTCGCTGGTGCCCTTCGACGACGAGACGGTCTGCGCCTCGGTCCGCCGCACCGGACGGGCGGTGATCGTGCACGAGTCCACCGGCTTCGGCGGTCCTGGAGGGGAGATCGCCGCGCGGATCACGGAGCGCTGCTTCCACCACCTGGAGGCGCCCGTGCTGCGGGTCGCGGGATTCGACATCCCGTATCCGCCGCCGATGCTGGAGCGGCATCATCTGCCCGGCGTGGACCGGGTCCTGGACGCCGTGGCCCGCCTGCAGTGGGAGTCCGACTGGACCGAGGGGAGCGTGGGCTGATGCCCGTCGTGCGCGAGTTCACCCTGCCCGACCTCGGGGAGGGGCTCACCGAGGCGTTGATCGTCCGCTGGCTGGTCGAGGTGGGTGACGTCGTCACCGTCGACCAGCTGGTGGTCGAGGTGGAGACGGCCAAGGCGATGGTGGAGGTGCCCTGCCCGTACGGCGGGGTGGTGACCGCCCGGTTCGGTGAAGAGGGCACCGAACTGCCGGTGGGCGCCCCGCTGCTGACGGTCGCGGTGCCGACGGTCCACGGCGACGGCGCGCCTGCCGAGGGCGACGGCGGCGCGGAGGGCCACGGCGCCGAGGGCGGCGCGGGCGGCGCTCGGGGAGGCGCCGACGAGGGCTCGGGCAACGTCCTCGTCGGGTACGGCACGGGGGCTCCCGCCGCCCGTCGTCGGCGGATCCGGCCGACGGGTCCGGGTCGGGTGCCCGGAGCGGGGTCGCTCCCGTCGGGCGCCCCGGCCACCGGGGCCTGGGACGGCGCCGCCGCCCACGCCCGCTCCGCGCCCCGCGCGGACGCCGCCTCCGCGGCCCGCTCCGGGGGTGACGCCGGCTCCGCACGGTCGGTGGTCTCCGGCGGTTCGGCGGCCCCCGCGGCCGTCGGCGTGATGGCGCGGCCGCAGAGCGCTCCGGAAGGTCCCATCCCGGTGATCTCGCCGCTGGTGCGGCGCCTGGCGCGCGAGCACGGGCTGGATCTCCGGGAGGTGCGCGGCAGCGGACCGGAGGGCCTGATCCTGCGGGCCGACGTCGAGCGGGTGGTCCGCGCGGGCCGTGCTGCCGAGCCGGTCCCGGCGGCGCGGCTCCAGGAGGCCCCCGCGGCGGTCGCGACGGTGCCGGGCGAGGAGCGGGTGCCGCTGCGCGGCCTGCGCGGCACGGTGGCCGACAAGCTCTCCCGCAGCCGGAGCGAGATCCCCGACGCCACCTGCTGGGTGGACGCCGACGCGACCGAACTCCTCGCCGCGCGGGCGGCGATGAACGCGGCCGGCGGTGCCAAGGTGTCGCTGCTCGCGCTCCTGGCCCGGATCTGCACGGCGGCGCTGGCCCGCTACCCCGAGCTGAACGCCACCGTCGACATGGCGGCCCGGGAGATCGTCCGGCTGCCCTCGGTGCACCTCGGGTTCGCCGCGCAGACCGACCGCGGGCTGGTGGTGCCCGTCATACGGGACGCGCACACCCGGAGCGCGGAGGACCTCTCGGCCGAGATGGGGCGGCTGACGGAGGCGGCCCGGGAGGGCAGGCTCACCCCCGCGGAGCTGACGGGCGGCACCTTCACGCTCAACAACTACGGGGTCTTCGGAGTCGACGGATCCACGCCGATCATCAACCACCCCGAGGCCGCCATGCTGGGCGTGGGGCGGATCGTGCCCAAGCCGTGGGTGCACGAGGGCGAGCTGGCGGTGCGGCAGGTGGTGCAGCTGTCGTTCACCTTCGACCACCGGGTCTGCGACGGAGGGACCGCCGGCGGGTTCCTGCGGTACGTGGCGGACTGCGTCGAGCGGCCGGTGATGCTGCTGCGGACGCTGTAGCGCCGCCGCGCGGAGCGGCCATACTCGTGGGGTGAGCGCGGGTGGATATGACGCGGTGGTGCTGGCCGGAGGCGCGGCGCGGCGGCTGGGCGGGGCC
Coding sequences:
- a CDS encoding DUF5819 family protein codes for the protein MEPEAGKPGGVAGLSTPAQLIVAVAVAVVAVAAVVHVAMVFLHVAPPNTASKQHGDLIDEYVYPEFEQNWKLFAPNPLQQNIAVQARAEIRTPDGGTAVTDWVDLSAQDGAAIRHNLLPSHMQQNVLRRAWDFYAGSHDAREQPVTERALLFERYLRRIVMYRLGAKEGGGTVERVQVRSVTTPVAPPPWSDEKINTKPFHRVLPWWPVTEADLPEGTNR
- a CDS encoding HTTM domain-containing protein, encoding MSAPVEAAFGRGLARVTGSALGPYQTAVIRIGFAFTWLAFLVREWPHRRQLYGPDAPLDWDMARQVLDANHAFSALMWSSGTLWFEIVYGLSLASSALLLLGWRTRTMSVLFMIGVLSLQNRSIFIGDGGDNVVHLMATYLVLTRCGQVWSLDARRAARRAAREREGRLPPDRAGIVLWAATGIALAVVHLGTDADLAWTARGPLPGLGWAAVLWGLWLVHAAWWLARRYAPGEPRLVLDALANLVHNGALLVIMAEVCLIYATAGWYKIQGSRWQDGTALYYALHLDYFSPWPGLADQLADNGLLVMALTYGTVAVQVAFPFTLFNRRVKNVLLAVMVMEHIGIAIALGLPFLSLAMIAADSVFLPTSALRWLGGRVRRIRDRLLPGPAATTPGVPGTGVPEAESAADGRVRGGVAAAGRVARVERRPRVGR
- a CDS encoding TrmH family RNA methyltransferase, which translates into the protein MTDHEAARALRQWREAAPDAVLLDGFHALKHALRFGADIRCAITSDKESVLALAAGLAEDVTGALDDRVVEVPKEALRELVPKGHATQVAALATRRARADNRQALDRRPRSAPIVVLDNPRNLGNVGAVVRLAAGFGVTGVVTTGDLDPWHTNAVRAGAGLHYATAVEHVDRDALPTGPLYALDPEGEDIRSVVLPDDALLAFGSERHGISPELRGRADRLLSLPMRPQVSSYNLATSVAMTLFHWGGPR
- the paaN gene encoding phenylacetic acid degradation protein PaaN, producing MTAGFTTAQLIEKHRPTLDQALDAIRTRAYWSPHPEHPKAYGEGGSLSAADGQAAFEALRGKRLELDQPGTVGWTGGEVSPYGIDVGVEYPHADLDVLLPAMRAGMAAWRDAGPEARAAVCVEILSRISARTHEFAHAVMHTSGQAFMMAFQAGGPHAQDRGLEAVAYAFAEQTRTPQTADWSKPQGKRDPLELRKAFIAAPRGISLLIGCNTFPTWNGYPGLFASLATGNAVLVKPHPRAVLPLALTVQVAREALRDAGFDPNLVALVAERPGEGIAKTLAVRPEIRIIDYTGSTAFGDWLEANARQAQVFTEKAGVNTVVIDSTDDYKGMLGNLAFSLSLYSGQMCTTPQNLLIPRDGITTDAGPKSFDEVVADLAAAVGGLLGDDARANALLGAIVNPQVGERLDAAPGLGEVALASRTVANPDFPGATVRTPVIVKQDGARKQWEGTEEPAYLAECFGPVSFAVAVDSTADAADLLRHTIREKGAMTVGAYTTSAEVERLMEEACLEESAQLSLNLTGGVYVNQTAAFSDFHGTGGNPSANSTLCDGAFVATRFRMVEVRRQG
- a CDS encoding 3-hydroxyacyl-CoA dehydrogenase — translated: MTANDREDTLGIARTSTVAVVGTGTMGQGIAQVALVAGHTVRLHDVAPGRAETAAGAIMARLDRLVAKGGLSAAERDAARARLHPVAELSGLADCALVIEAILEELGAKQQLFTALETVVSDDCLLATNTSSLSVTAVQGALRVPGRVVGLHFFNPAPLLPLVEVVSGFATDTAAADRAYAAVAGWGKTPVRCTDTPGFIVNRIARPFYAEAFRVYEERVADPATIDAVLRECGGFAMGPFELTDLIGQDVNEAVTRSVWTSFFQDPKFTPSLAQRRLVEAGLHGRKTGRGWYDYADGAERPLPHTAPPAEPPAHVVVEGDLGPAAELIALAREAGIEVRQVDEDRGTRFVLPGGGQLVLADGQTSMEFRDVVYFDLALDYRAATRIALSAARDTTERTRAESIGFFQALGKQVSLVGDTPGMIVARTVAMLVDLAADAVARGVASAEDIDTAMRLGVNYPLGPVEWGRRLGADWARDVLDELHQRYPTGRYAPCLALCEAAFAAVDADDGDRDTDTDDAGAKDVISS
- a CDS encoding TetR/AcrR family transcriptional regulator, producing the protein MTMAKRDTYTPDSLLAVAVEVFNERGYDGTSMEHLSRAAGISKSSIYHHVKGKEELLQRAITRALDGLFGILQEPGAVEGRAVQRLEYVARRTAEVLMAELPYVTLLLRVRGNTDTERWAMARRREFDHEVAELLKQAAADGDLRGDVDARLATRLLFGMINSIVEWYRPDRGGVASSEDVAEAVVRTAFAGLRT
- a CDS encoding Lrp/AsnC family transcriptional regulator, whose amino-acid sequence is MQGEQMASSGEKPPARPLDPIDRDILRMLQADGRASIRSVAEHVHISRANAYARINRLLDDGVIRGFTARVNQERAGQGASAYITLKIVQNSWRTVREKLGELPGAAHIALVSGDFDVLLLVHTPDNRSLRELVLTRIQAIPEVLSTRTLLVFEETDLDAEP